GATCCGTCAGAAAAATTACCAAAATTACCCTTTTCCGACGAAGCCACCCATTGGGGCGACGAAGGATACGGGATGGCCTTCCTCGTTCGTCACCGTTCACCATCGACAGCCACTTAGAGCCGTTCCCCCGGGCTGCGGATCGCGTACCGGAGGCCCCACCTGCGTCGTTCGCGTATCGGCGAGAGCCATCTCGTTCGTTTCTTCCCTCAGCCCTGTCGAGGACGTCGCCCTATGACGCCCCCGAAGGAGCGATGGCGTGGATAGGGGCTCAATCGTAGGGGCCGAAGCCATGCCCCCGCGCCATGCGATAAGCCGGTGAGGCGGCTCATAATCGGTTGGCATGTCCTTGGATGGCGGTCGACCCGTTGGCCGTGATGGAACATAAGGGTCAAGCGTTAGCCACGCACCAGGGTCTTAAACGGCCTTCACGGCAAGCCCTGGCAAGGGGCGGGCAAAAAAAAGCGGCCATGAGGCCGCTCGGTCATGCCTTACTGCAGCCCAGCCGGTGGGCTCGAGAACACGCGAAGATGCCCTTCGCCGATCAGGAAATTCTTGTAGCAGGCCAGCGTGACATTCCAGGCTTCCCTGGCCACGGTGGGACCGGCCTCAATCACGTTGCCGTGCTCGTCGATAATCGCAAGCTGTGCTTTACGCCCTTCGTGTGTCCGGACGGACAACCCTTCAAAGCACACCGCCGAAAGGGTCACGCTGGCCAGTCCACCGGTAGCGGGAACACCGATCATGGCGAGACTCGCCCTGGCAAGAGCGTCTTCCACAGGGCGTAAGGTGCTAGAGCATGAGGCATGTCGTGGGGTATCCCTTGTCGTGATCGTCATGCCATAAAGCGTCGCGCACGCTCCGTGCGCCGAGCAAGGACGAGCTGTTCTGTGGGAGGCTCTACAGAACTTCTCAGGTTAGTAGGATGCGTAAAATGGCTTGACTGGCCCTGGATGCGCTGATCCGTCTCAGCGCCTAACTGCCGCATCTAGCCCCAGTAAATGCAAGGGAGGGGCGCTCCAGCACCGCCAGGCCCAACCACAAGAGCTGCAGTCGGCCTGCTCGTTCGGTGCACGGAATGCACCGGGTTTCGTTCGACGGATCGAGAGGAAACCCTGTCGGCCATCGCACAGAACTTTTCAACGCACTGCATGGCCAGCCTGCATGGTTTATATAGACTTGACTGTGGGCCAGCAAAAGAAAAGTGACTCGAGCGTCGGCAGACGATCGAAACGCCCGCTGCGCAAGCGGCCCGATCGCGGTAACGCACGAGGCGACGACCAACCACTGACGCCACTGGATCCCGGCCTCCGCCGGGATGACGGCTAAAGATGAAACCATAAGGCGAGCACCCTCCCCTCACCCCAACCCTCTCCCCAAAGGGGCGAGGGAGCTTAAGAACCACCTCGCGGCAGAATCAGCATCGAATCCCCATAGGAGAAGAACCGATACTTCTGCTCCACCGCGTGTCGGTACGACGCCAGCATGAAGTCGCGCCCCGCCATCGCCGATACCAGCATCAACAGAGTCGACTGAGGCAAGTGGAAGTTGGTCAGCAGGCCATCGACGCTGGAAAACCGGTACCCGGGGAAGATAAAGATCTGCGTTTCCCCGGCGAAAGGCTGCAATTCGCCTTCACGTACGGCGCTTTCCAACGCGCGCACCACCGTCGTGCCTACCGCGATCACGCGATTGCCCGCCGCCCGCGTGCGGCGGATCTGCTCCACCAGACTCGCGCCCACGTTGAGCCACTCGCGGTGCATCTGGTGATCCTTGATGTCGTCCGCGCGTATAGGCTGGAAGGTGCCTGCACCCACGTGCAAGGTCACGTAGCCGAACTGGACACCGAGTTCACGCAAGGTCGCGAGCATGGTCTCGTCGAAATGCAGGCCGGCGGTGGGTGCCGCGACTGCGCCGGGCTCACGTGCGAACACGGTCTGGTAGCGCTCCATGTCGCTGGCATCCGCGTGCCGTTCGATGTACGGCGGCAGTGGCATTTCACCCAGACGCAGCAGCAGGCGTTCCAGGGGATCGGGCGACTCGAAGCGCAAACGGAAAAATGGCCCGTCGCGCCCCAGCACCACGGCATGACTGCCGTCGGCCAGTTCGATACGCCCACCTTCCTTTGGCTTCTTGCTCACACCCAATTGCACGGTGGCTTCGTGCGCGCCGGTGACGCGTTCGATCAGGATTTCCACCTGTCCGCCGGTGTCCTTGCGCCCGTAAAGGCGCGCAGGCAACACGCGCGTGTCGTTGAACACCAGCAAGTCGCCTTCGCGCAGGAAGGTTGGCAGGTCGCGGAACATGCGGTCCTGGCGCGCCTGCGCCTCCATGTCGAGCACCAGCATGCGGCTGGCCGAACGCTCGGCCAGCGGTGCCTGGGCAATCAACTCGGGCGGCAACTCAAAATCGAAATCGGTTTTCTTCACGGGCGGGGTACTTGCGTCGAATGGGACATTATCGCGCAAAACCCCGCCCTGCCCTTCAAACCTGGGCTTTGCGCTTCCTGCGGCGCACCAGCCAAGCCGCGAAACCAGCCACGACGAGCACGAAAGCCCCCAGTTCGTACGGGAAGTAGTGCCGCACAGCGTGCTTCACCGCTCGCACCTGCTGGGCCCGCTTGAGCGCGCGAGCGCTGTCGAAATTCGGTTCTTCACAGGTGTGGCCGAAGTCGGTCGCCCAGCTCACGTACGCACCCTGCTTCACATAGCGCTGATAGAACGCCATGGCACGACGCTCCCGCTCGGACGGCTGGCTGGGTGCGGGATCACCGTAGTACTGGTAGTGATCCTCGTAATCCGGCGGGCCGTCCAGCATCCAGCCGGTGGCTTTGCACAGCACCGCAGCAAAGGCCTGCGAACGGGGCGGCAGCAAGTCAGCGGCCTGCGATGCCTCGTCCGCCGCGATGTAGCGGTAGTGGAAGCGATAGTCGGGCTTGGCCACGCTCTCGGCATAACGCTGGCGCTCGCCGTCGGTCACGTAATGCTGCTTCAGCGAGTCAGGCATCTGGCCACTGCCGCCCTGGAACGAGCCGCCGTTGCCCTGGAAATCCGGACCCTGCTCGTAGCCAAGGATTTCCATGCCGTTCTCGCGAGCGATCGCTGCGGCGGCATACAAGCCCTGCGCCTTGCCGATGTCCGTCCACGCGTGCTGGCCGTCGTGCATGGCCTTGGCGTAGGCGCGGGCCTTGCTGCGCAGATTGGCCAGCTCCGACTTGCCGTTGTCGTCCTGCGTGGTGATGCGCGGATCGTCATCCTTGGGGAAGTACGCGAACGCTTCGTCGTAGCGGCCCGCACGCATCAGGCGACGCGCCAGCAACCAGCGCACGTTGTCGGCCAAAGGAAACTGCATGCGGTAGTACGTGTCGGCCTGCTTGTCCTTGGGCGGATTGGGCGACTCGGGTGCATGTGCGTCGACAAAGCTCTTGAGTTCATCGACCGTCAGCACGCGCTCGGCGACGTAGGAGGCATCGTTGCCATAGCCCATGCCCACGGCGTCGCCTTCATCCTCGTACTCATTGCCATCACCACCCACGGCCGACGCCGCGTCGTACAGATGGCCCATCGCCTCGACGTACTCGCCACGCGCGAGGGCCAGCACACCGTCTTCGCCGGAGATCAGGTGCGCGTTGGCCGGCTCGATGGCGGCCTGCGGATCGTCCGTTTTCGGAAAGGCCTTCGCCGCCGCGGCGTACGCGGCGCTCGCCGCCGCCATGTCGCCCTTCTGCAGCGCAAGCTTCGCGCGCACCCATTCGGCCAGCGGGCCGGAGGATTTGTCGACCAGCCGCGCAGCCAGATCGTAGTTGCCCACCTGGTAGGCCAGCGAGGCAAGCCGGTCCGCACCGACCACATGGTCCAGCCCGCGCTTCTCGATGGCCTGCACGAGTGTCGTCAGGCGGGGATCAATCTTCGGCTTGGTCGCGGCCGTGGTGGTGCTCGCGGACGTGTCGTCCGATGCACCCTCCATGCGCGCCAGTGCATAGGCGACCAGCAGACGCTGCGGCACCGGGCTGTCGATCAGCGGATCGATCAGTTGCGGCTGGCGCATGCTGAAGTCGGCCACGGCGATCAGCGAATTCACCGCACTGTCCGACCGATGCCCAGCCTGCGCCGCGTAGAGCGTGATCGCGCGCCTGAGGTCGTCCGCCGTCAGGCCATTGCCGCAGCCATCGGTCTTGGCCGGGGCTTGGTTGTCCTTGTCACTGTCGCCGTCTGCACCATCGACGACATCCTCCGACGCGCCGTACAGAACGCCCCAACTGCACTGCGTACCATGATCGTAGAGATAGAGCCGCGCTTCCTCGCCAAAGCTGGAAACAGCCAACCCTTGCGTATCGGATGCGCCATCCACCGCGCGCGTGCGGGCGAGCCCGAAGGCCTTGGCCGCCGCCGCGCGTTCGCGCTGGAACACAGTGGCGTTAGACGCCGCGCCATTGGCCTTCGCCGCATGGATGCGGCCCAGCATGTAGGCGGCCCAGACCGAGCGGAGCTTGGCCTGATCCGGCGGCAAGACCAGCACCTGCTCGAAGCGGGCAGCGGCTTCGTCCTGCTGGTCACGGCTGAAATCCAGCGCGCCGGCCACATAAGCACGCAGGTCCGCGGGCAGATCCTTGCCCTGCTCGAACGCCTCGTCGCCGGTATGTAGATCCCGCAACGACTTGATGCGCGCCAGCTGCGCCACGCTCACGCCCAGCGATTTCGCCTCGGCTTCGTCGTTCTTCTTGTCGTCGCCGCCGTACGGAGGGGGCTCGTTACTGACCAGCTTGTCGGTGGCCGGCAACAGGTGCTGCGCCTCGAACGCGAAGCTGTTCTGCGGCACGGACTTCAGTGTCGCCTCGCGCTGATCCAGCAACTGATTGGGGAACATCGGGCCGCAAGCCCAGGCAACGGCACCGGCGAGGCCGGCCACCACCGCAGCGACAATCCATGGGCGCTTGTACATGGTTTTACCTGATAGGGGGCGCTCCGCGCCCAGACCGCGCAATTATGGCGGAAAGCCCCTGCAAATCGAGCTCAGGATTCAACATGAAGCGTTGGCGGCGTATCGCATCGCAGCCACCCCACCACAACTTGGCGCCCTGCTCGCAGCACGCCGACCCGCGTGCGCTGCAGGTACAGACCCTGTCCGCTACGTTGCAGGCCATAACCGTTGATGCCGTCAGCCGCCGCACAAGAACCTTCGACGCGGACGAGTGAAGGCAGCGGCAGATCCGCGTCGCCTTCGTTGACCAACCGCACGTCATAGCGATGCGGATCGTCCGTGCCGCCGGCAATGGCAGTCAGCGAAGCCTGCAACGGCACCCGGCCAAGCACGGACCGCCAGCTGGCCTCGCTCCATGCGCGTGCATCCTCGCCCGTCGGCAGGCGGAACCAGACGATGCCGGCCAAGCCCTCCGGCGCATCCGATTCCAGTGTCGAGACGAAGCGCTGCATCACGCGCGGGTCGGCAAACAGTTCGCTGGCCCCCTCGGCACCGACCAGTGTCAGCCGCTCGCTTTCAATCGCCGACACGCGGCCCTGATCATCCCAACTCACGCGCGTGCCGTAGGCTGGCAGCGCCACACGCCACGGCTTGTGGGTATGCCGAGCAAAGGCGCTTAACCAGCCCCGTGCAGAGTCGGGATTGAACAGCCCGGCACGCGGCGATTGCACGGCATGCACCTGCAATACGGCTTCGTCCGCCTGCGCCAATAACGCGTCCAGATGGAGGCTGTCCAGCCATGTCGGCAAGGCCGTCAGCGACAGCCGCTCGTTGGGCAGCAACGATGGCCGCAGTGCCTGAAGGAAATGCGTGTACGCAAGCAGCCGCGAGGTAGCGCAATCGTGATCGAGCTCTATGCCGGCCAGTACGAACTTCTGTTGCCGCCACGCAGCGAGGACTGCCTGTACGTCCGCAAGCAGCGTCGCCTCGTCCCACTGCTGCAATTGGCCCTCGATGCGTACCACGGCAACGACGGGCTTGCCGCTCGCCGACAGCGCGTTCCAGTCGGGCGTGAACACACGCCACCGCCCTTGCCCATCCATCTCGCCGGCCAGCACGCGCCATGCGCGTACGGATGATCCATCCTCGGCCACGGCGCGCACCAGCGCAGGCGCCCACTGTCGCTGCCACACGTAGGCATCGTTGGCGAGCGGCGTCGACCGGCCCGTGCACGCTGCAACAGCGGCAGCAACCAACAGCCATGCCAACCGGCCGATCCATCGGGACAACAAGGGAATCAAGATGCACTCGCCGGAAACCTTCCTGGCGCTATTGCACCCGAACGCGCGGGCGCTGGCTACAACCAGCCTTTCTGCCGGGCCAGCCGATAGGCTTCGATACGGTTGGTGGCGCCCAGCTTGCCGATGGCCTCGGACAGATAGTTGCGCACCGTGCCGTGCGACAGGTTGAGCTGGGCGGCGATATCGCTGGCTGATTGTCCTTCGCCAGCAAGGCGCAATACCTGCCGCTCGCGATCGTTGAGGGGGTCAGCCTCCGACCATGCCTCCAGTGCGAGTTGCGGATCGATGGCGCGGCCACCGCGATGGACCATGCGCAAGGCCTCAGCGAGATTTTCTGCCGGTGCATCCTTCAGCAGATAGCCCGACACGCCGGAATCGAGCGCGCGACGCAGGAAGCCCGGACGAGCAAACGTGGTCACGATGATCACCTTGATGGGCAGCTCATGGCGCTGGATGCGCTGAGCCAGTTCCAGCCCGGTCAGGCCCGGCATCTCGATGTCGGTGACGAGCACGTCGGGCTTCAGCCGCTGCACTTCC
This genomic window from Dyella terrae contains:
- the queA gene encoding tRNA preQ1(34) S-adenosylmethionine ribosyltransferase-isomerase QueA, with amino-acid sequence MKKTDFDFELPPELIAQAPLAERSASRMLVLDMEAQARQDRMFRDLPTFLREGDLLVFNDTRVLPARLYGRKDTGGQVEILIERVTGAHEATVQLGVSKKPKEGGRIELADGSHAVVLGRDGPFFRLRFESPDPLERLLLRLGEMPLPPYIERHADASDMERYQTVFAREPGAVAAPTAGLHFDETMLATLRELGVQFGYVTLHVGAGTFQPIRADDIKDHQMHREWLNVGASLVEQIRRTRAAGNRVIAVGTTVVRALESAVREGELQPFAGETQIFIFPGYRFSSVDGLLTNFHLPQSTLLMLVSAMAGRDFMLASYRHAVEQKYRFFSYGDSMLILPRGGS
- a CDS encoding DUF3142 domain-containing protein codes for the protein MSRWIGRLAWLLVAAAVAACTGRSTPLANDAYVWQRQWAPALVRAVAEDGSSVRAWRVLAGEMDGQGRWRVFTPDWNALSASGKPVVAVVRIEGQLQQWDEATLLADVQAVLAAWRQQKFVLAGIELDHDCATSRLLAYTHFLQALRPSLLPNERLSLTALPTWLDSLHLDALLAQADEAVLQVHAVQSPRAGLFNPDSARGWLSAFARHTHKPWRVALPAYGTRVSWDDQGRVSAIESERLTLVGAEGASELFADPRVMQRFVSTLESDAPEGLAGIVWFRLPTGEDARAWSEASWRSVLGRVPLQASLTAIAGGTDDPHRYDVRLVNEGDADLPLPSLVRVEGSCAAADGINGYGLQRSGQGLYLQRTRVGVLRAGRQVVVGWLRCDTPPTLHVES
- a CDS encoding response regulator transcription factor, whose protein sequence is MIRVLLAEDQAMVRGALSALLSLESDIEVLGSAADGEAAWREVQRLKPDVLVTDIEMPGLTGLELAQRIQRHELPIKVIIVTTFARPGFLRRALDSGVSGYLLKDAPAENLAEALRMVHRGGRAIDPQLALEAWSEADPLNDRERQVLRLAGEGQSASDIAAQLNLSHGTVRNYLSEAIGKLGATNRIEAYRLARQKGWL